From the genome of Colwellia psychrerythraea 34H, one region includes:
- the cueR gene encoding Cu(I)-responsive transcriptional regulator, translated as MDKLVTIGKASGLTGVSAKMIRYYEEIGVLKKASRTDAGYRLYNQAHIQQLGFIRRSRNLGFSMTEIQSLLKFWLDTDRESRHVKQLALSHLQEINEKILELEQMREILQKLADKCDGDDNPDCPILEGLAQFSSE; from the coding sequence ATGGATAAACTTGTCACCATAGGCAAAGCCTCCGGTTTAACGGGAGTGTCGGCCAAAATGATCCGATACTATGAAGAGATTGGCGTGTTGAAAAAAGCGAGTCGTACAGATGCAGGTTATCGACTATACAATCAAGCGCACATACAACAACTGGGATTTATCCGTCGTTCGAGAAACTTAGGCTTCTCCATGACTGAAATTCAGTCACTGCTCAAGTTCTGGCTCGATACTGATAGAGAAAGTCGACACGTGAAGCAACTAGCGCTGAGTCATTTACAGGAGATAAATGAAAAAATATTGGAGCTAGAGCAAATGAGAGAAATATTACAAAAACTAGCGGATAAATGTGATGGTGACGATAACCCTGACTGCCCTATTTTAGAAGGTTTAGCTCAATTTTCATCTGAATAA